One Streptomyces drozdowiczii DNA segment encodes these proteins:
- a CDS encoding cellulose-binding protein yields the protein MSSAPGSAYGFVGVRGRGYRPEQVDRFVAELSAERDGAEARVARLTERAEELAAESARLDEAVARLAPPDYGPLGERALRILALAEEEAGALLGAAREEAQALRDEADAAARALRDAARTDAEAVRAAAERAAGELVAAAETAAGEALEAARTEAAGLREEAESAMAATRSRTASVLAHQEQEHAERQKAAERELADAEAAQAAEHAGLLERAEADLAAARRARAEAEEAARHGQEDAEARAAELIARARVREERVVRETERILREHEEGREEVQAHMAHVRSSLAALTGRGSPAAEPAPETESAREQARG from the coding sequence ATGAGTTCTGCACCGGGGTCCGCGTACGGGTTCGTCGGTGTACGGGGTCGTGGGTACCGCCCGGAGCAGGTGGACCGCTTCGTGGCGGAGCTGTCGGCCGAGCGGGACGGGGCCGAGGCGCGGGTGGCCCGGCTGACGGAGCGCGCGGAGGAGCTGGCGGCGGAGTCGGCCCGGCTCGACGAGGCCGTGGCGCGGCTGGCCCCGCCGGACTACGGGCCGCTGGGGGAGCGGGCGCTGCGCATCCTGGCGCTGGCGGAGGAGGAGGCCGGGGCGCTCCTGGGCGCGGCCCGCGAGGAGGCGCAGGCGCTCCGGGACGAGGCGGACGCGGCGGCCCGGGCGCTGCGGGACGCGGCGCGCACGGACGCGGAGGCGGTCCGGGCGGCGGCGGAGCGCGCGGCCGGTGAGCTGGTCGCGGCGGCGGAGACGGCGGCCGGTGAGGCGCTGGAGGCGGCGCGTACGGAGGCGGCGGGGCTGCGCGAGGAGGCGGAGTCCGCGATGGCGGCGACCCGCAGCCGTACCGCGAGCGTGCTGGCGCACCAGGAGCAGGAGCACGCCGAGCGGCAGAAGGCGGCCGAGCGGGAGCTCGCGGACGCCGAGGCGGCGCAGGCGGCGGAGCACGCCGGGCTGCTGGAGCGCGCGGAGGCGGACCTCGCCGCCGCGCGCCGGGCCCGGGCGGAGGCCGAGGAGGCCGCGCGGCACGGCCAGGAGGACGCGGAGGCGCGGGCCGCCGAGCTGATCGCGCGGGCGCGGGTGCGCGAGGAGCGGGTGGTGCGGGAGACCGAGCGCATCCTGCGGGAGCACGAGGAGGGCCGCGAGGAGGTCCAGGCCCACATGGCCCATGTGCGCAGTTCGCTCGCGGCGCTGACGGGGCGGGGGTCCCCGGCGGCGGAGCCCGCGCCGGAGACGGAGTCCGCGCGGGAGCAGGCGCGCGGCTGA
- a CDS encoding MarR family winged helix-turn-helix transcriptional regulator, giving the protein MPRPTEEVEYEQMLLGRHSLADHRGGRHKYALLDRSAYILLSRLRVQGPMSNGELSDAFGLDASTLNRQTAAVARAGLAERIPDPDGGMARKFRITDEGARLLDAERERVVRSLDQVMRDWPDEDIAAFAGYLKRFNSSIERLSCRPWPRP; this is encoded by the coding sequence ATGCCCAGGCCCACGGAAGAGGTGGAGTACGAGCAGATGCTGCTCGGCCGCCACAGCCTCGCCGACCACCGCGGCGGACGCCACAAGTACGCCCTCCTGGACCGGAGCGCGTACATCCTGCTGAGCCGGCTGCGCGTCCAGGGCCCCATGTCCAACGGCGAACTCAGCGACGCCTTCGGCCTCGACGCCTCCACCCTCAACCGCCAGACCGCCGCCGTGGCCCGCGCCGGGCTCGCCGAACGCATCCCGGACCCCGACGGCGGCATGGCCCGGAAGTTCCGCATCACGGACGAGGGCGCGCGGCTGCTGGACGCGGAGCGCGAACGCGTCGTGCGCTCGCTCGACCAGGTCATGCGCGACTGGCCCGACGAGGACATCGCGGCCTTCGCCGGCTACCTCAAACGCTTCAACAGCAGCATCGAACGGCTCTCCTGCCGCCCCTGGCCCCGCCCCTGA
- a CDS encoding MFS transporter: protein MDAPQPTARSGAVVATLAFAGTVAAVMQTLVTPLIAELPTILDTSSSNAAWVITVTLLVSAVCVPVSGRLGDLLGKRRMLLACSVPLIAGSVVCALSSSVVPMIVGRGLQGMGMGMVPLGIALLRDVVPPEKMSSSIALVSASLGIGGALGLPIASAVAQYASWRVLFWGSAVLAVAISALIWALIPDVPAGAKGQRFDVPGALGLAAGLVCLLLAVSKGADWGWASATTIGLFAAAVVILLAWGLWELRTTDPLVDLRTTARPRVLITNIASLFVGFGMYAGMLIAPQLLQFPEATGYGLGQTMLQAGLWMAPGGIMMMVVSPFGGKLTDARGPKFTLISGVLVIAAAYGLGILLMGSAWGLMLFLMVSSSGVGLAYGAMPALIMSAVPASETAAANGFNTLMRALGTSVGAAVIGAVLAQMTTEAGGYTFTSESGFRTGLVFGCGVALVAVAISAFIPAVRGSAASSGTADSPAAPETAAAKG from the coding sequence ATGGATGCCCCCCAGCCGACGGCGAGGTCGGGCGCCGTCGTCGCCACCCTGGCCTTCGCCGGCACCGTGGCAGCGGTCATGCAGACGCTGGTCACGCCCCTCATCGCGGAACTGCCCACGATCCTGGACACCTCGTCCTCCAACGCGGCCTGGGTCATCACCGTGACCCTGCTGGTCTCCGCGGTGTGCGTGCCGGTCTCCGGCCGGCTCGGCGACCTGCTCGGCAAGCGGCGGATGCTGCTCGCCTGCTCGGTGCCGCTGATCGCGGGCTCGGTGGTCTGCGCGCTCTCGTCCTCCGTCGTCCCGATGATCGTCGGGCGCGGGCTCCAGGGCATGGGCATGGGCATGGTCCCGCTCGGGATCGCCCTGCTGCGCGACGTCGTGCCGCCGGAGAAGATGAGCTCGTCCATCGCGCTGGTCAGCGCCTCGCTCGGGATCGGCGGCGCGCTCGGCCTGCCGATCGCCTCGGCGGTCGCGCAGTACGCCAGCTGGCGCGTGCTGTTCTGGGGCTCGGCCGTGCTGGCCGTCGCGATCTCCGCGCTGATCTGGGCCCTGATCCCGGACGTCCCGGCGGGCGCCAAGGGGCAGCGCTTCGACGTGCCCGGCGCGCTCGGCCTGGCGGCCGGCCTGGTCTGCCTGCTCCTCGCCGTCTCGAAGGGCGCCGACTGGGGCTGGGCCTCCGCGACGACCATCGGCCTGTTCGCCGCCGCCGTGGTGATCCTCCTCGCCTGGGGCCTCTGGGAGCTGCGCACCACGGACCCGCTGGTCGACCTGCGTACCACCGCCCGCCCCCGGGTGCTCATCACCAACATCGCGTCGCTCTTCGTCGGCTTCGGCATGTACGCGGGGATGCTGATCGCGCCCCAGCTGCTCCAGTTCCCCGAGGCCACCGGCTACGGGCTCGGGCAGACGATGCTCCAGGCCGGTCTGTGGATGGCCCCCGGCGGCATCATGATGATGGTCGTCTCCCCGTTCGGCGGGAAGCTCACCGACGCCCGCGGCCCGAAGTTCACCCTGATCTCCGGCGTCCTCGTCATCGCCGCCGCCTACGGCCTCGGCATCCTGCTGATGGGCTCCGCCTGGGGCCTGATGCTGTTCCTCATGGTCAGCAGCAGCGGCGTGGGCCTCGCGTACGGGGCGATGCCCGCCCTCATCATGAGCGCGGTCCCGGCCTCCGAGACCGCCGCCGCGAACGGCTTCAACACCCTGATGCGCGCCCTCGGCACCTCGGTCGGCGCCGCCGTGATCGGCGCGGTCCTCGCCCAGATGACCACCGAGGCGGGCGGCTACACCTTCACCTCCGAGTCCGGTTTCCGCACGGGCCTGGTCTTCGGCTGCGGTGTCGCGCTGGTCGCGGTCGCGATCTCCGCCTTCATCCCGGCGGTACGGGGCTCCGCCGCGTCTTCCGGTACGGCGGACAGCCCGGCCGCCCCGGAGACGGCGGCGGCCAAGGGCTGA
- a CDS encoding haloalkane dehalogenase, whose amino-acid sequence MPTVPVLGSTVHYRESGDPDGLPFVFLHGNPTSSHLWRDVLPGVAAPGRRLLAPDLIGMGGSGKPPLAYSFEDHARHLDAWFDALGLGAAVLIGHDWGGALAFDRAARLPGTVRGLAFTETIVKPLYGDEFPPAGRELFTLLRTPGVGERMVLEQNAFIEGLPATLATPLDPADLDAYRRPFPTPESRRPVLAWTRMMPLDGEPADVVARIERYDAWLAASPDVPKLLAAFEPGPGAMTDAATVAWCEANIAGLEVFRGGLAGHHTPEDRPQELASAISAWAARHGLGT is encoded by the coding sequence ATGCCCACCGTTCCCGTCCTCGGCTCCACCGTCCACTACCGCGAGTCCGGCGACCCCGACGGTCTGCCGTTCGTCTTCCTGCACGGCAATCCCACCTCCTCGCACCTCTGGCGGGACGTCCTGCCGGGGGTGGCCGCGCCCGGCCGCCGGCTGCTGGCCCCCGATCTCATCGGCATGGGCGGCTCCGGCAAGCCCCCGCTCGCCTACTCCTTCGAGGACCACGCCCGGCATCTGGACGCCTGGTTCGACGCGCTCGGCCTGGGTGCGGCCGTGCTGATCGGCCACGACTGGGGCGGGGCGCTCGCCTTCGACCGGGCCGCCCGCCTCCCCGGAACCGTCCGGGGGCTCGCCTTCACGGAGACGATCGTCAAGCCGTTGTACGGGGACGAGTTCCCGCCCGCCGGACGCGAGCTGTTCACGCTGCTCCGGACGCCCGGGGTGGGCGAGCGCATGGTCCTGGAGCAGAACGCGTTCATCGAGGGGCTGCCGGCCACGCTCGCCACCCCGCTCGACCCCGCCGACCTGGACGCCTACCGCCGCCCCTTCCCGACCCCGGAGAGCCGGCGCCCCGTCCTGGCGTGGACGCGCATGATGCCGCTGGACGGCGAGCCCGCCGACGTCGTGGCCCGGATCGAGCGGTACGACGCCTGGCTGGCCGCGAGCCCCGACGTGCCCAAGCTGCTGGCCGCGTTCGAGCCGGGCCCGGGCGCCATGACCGACGCGGCGACCGTGGCCTGGTGCGAGGCGAACATCGCGGGCCTGGAGGTCTTCCGGGGCGGCCTCGCCGGGCACCACACCCCGGAGGACCGGCCGCAGGAGCTGGCCTCGGCGATCTCCGCGTGGGCGGCACGCCACGGCCTGGGCACCTGA
- a CDS encoding pyridoxamine 5'-phosphate oxidase family protein has translation MRITLTATARDFLALPLAATLTTLRPDGTPHVAPVRFTFDAATGLARVATRASARKARNVSAGGPAARVALCQADGFRWTTLEGRASVTADPVRLAEAVRRYTARYGAAPPEVPDLVVVEIAVDRALVLNV, from the coding sequence ATGCGCATCACGCTCACCGCCACGGCCCGCGACTTCCTCGCCCTCCCGCTCGCCGCCACGCTCACCACGCTGCGCCCCGACGGCACTCCGCACGTCGCCCCGGTCCGCTTCACCTTCGACGCGGCCACCGGCCTCGCCCGGGTGGCCACCAGGGCCTCCGCCCGCAAGGCGCGCAACGTGTCGGCGGGCGGCCCGGCGGCCCGGGTCGCCCTCTGCCAGGCCGACGGCTTCCGCTGGACGACCCTTGAGGGCCGGGCCTCGGTGACCGCCGATCCCGTACGCCTGGCGGAGGCGGTACGCCGCTACACCGCCCGGTACGGCGCGGCCCCGCCCGAGGTGCCGGACCTGGTGGTCGTCGAGATCGCCGTCGACCGGGCGCTCGTCCTCAACGTATGA
- a CDS encoding TetR/AcrR family transcriptional regulator, translating into MNNAPAAPTRSRGRPRGNPPIRESLVAAARELFLERGYRATTLRAVAGAAGVDPALIAYHFGSKKGLFADVMQFQCANALSVDEVLGGDPATLPGRLIDAVTGLWEDADFRRLSTRGETAAEVVREYLEQELLRPLVEFLGGPDATARATAVVTVLGGIIYTRYLNPLPTPAALTPAETRAALTPAVRAALAPRRR; encoded by the coding sequence ATGAATAACGCCCCGGCCGCCCCCACCCGGTCCCGTGGCCGCCCCCGGGGCAATCCGCCGATCCGTGAATCGCTCGTGGCGGCGGCGCGTGAGCTGTTCCTGGAACGCGGCTACCGGGCGACCACGCTGCGCGCCGTGGCCGGTGCGGCGGGGGTCGACCCGGCGCTGATCGCGTATCACTTCGGGTCCAAGAAGGGCCTGTTCGCGGACGTGATGCAGTTCCAGTGCGCCAACGCGCTCTCGGTGGACGAGGTGCTGGGCGGTGACCCGGCCACCCTGCCCGGACGGCTGATCGACGCGGTGACGGGCCTGTGGGAGGACGCCGACTTCCGGCGCCTCTCGACCCGGGGCGAGACCGCCGCCGAAGTCGTCCGCGAATACCTGGAACAGGAGCTGCTGCGGCCGCTCGTTGAATTTCTCGGCGGCCCGGACGCGACCGCCCGCGCCACCGCCGTGGTGACCGTGCTCGGCGGGATCATCTACACCCGCTATCTGAACCCCCTCCCCACCCCGGCCGCCCTCACCCCGGCCGAGACCCGCGCCGCCCTCACCCCGGCCGTCCGCGCGGCACTCGCGCCCCGGAGGCGGTAG
- a CDS encoding ABC transporter ATP-binding protein, whose protein sequence is MTTAVTIPRHGGTGGRTAVAARARQVVKAYGSGETRVVALDHVDVDIARGQFTAIMGPSGSGKSTLMHCLAGLDTVTSGQIHVADTEITGLKDKKLTQLRRDRIGFIFQAFNLLPTLNALENITLPMDIAGRKPDAAWLNQVVETVGLAGRLKHRPTQLSGGQQQRVAVARALAAKPEIIFGDEPTGNLDSRAGAEVLSFLRRSVDELGQTIVMVTHDPVAASYADRVLYLADGRIVDEMLNPTADQVLDRMKDFDARGRTS, encoded by the coding sequence GTGACAACGGCTGTAACCATTCCCAGGCACGGGGGCACTGGAGGGCGTACGGCCGTGGCTGCGCGGGCGCGGCAGGTCGTCAAGGCGTACGGGAGCGGGGAGACCCGGGTCGTCGCGCTCGACCACGTCGACGTGGACATCGCCCGGGGGCAGTTCACCGCGATCATGGGCCCGTCCGGTTCCGGCAAGTCGACGCTGATGCACTGCCTGGCCGGCCTCGACACCGTGACGTCCGGCCAGATCCACGTCGCCGACACCGAGATCACCGGGCTCAAGGACAAGAAGCTCACCCAGCTCCGGCGCGACCGCATCGGGTTCATCTTCCAGGCGTTCAACCTGCTGCCGACGCTGAACGCGCTGGAGAACATCACGCTCCCGATGGACATCGCGGGCCGCAAGCCCGACGCCGCCTGGCTCAACCAGGTCGTGGAGACCGTCGGCCTGGCCGGCCGCCTCAAGCACCGGCCGACCCAGCTCTCCGGCGGCCAGCAGCAGCGCGTCGCGGTGGCGCGGGCCCTCGCCGCCAAGCCGGAGATCATCTTCGGCGACGAGCCGACCGGGAACCTGGACTCCCGGGCCGGCGCCGAGGTCCTGAGCTTCCTGCGCAGGTCCGTGGACGAGCTGGGCCAGACCATCGTCATGGTCACCCACGACCCGGTCGCCGCCTCCTACGCGGACCGCGTCCTCTACCTCGCCGACGGCCGCATCGTGGACGAGATGCTCAACCCCACCGCCGACCAGGTGCTGGACCGCATGAAGGACTTCGACGCGCGCGGGCGGACGTCATGA
- a CDS encoding ABC transporter permease: MTVWKTSMRNFLAHKGRMALSAVAVLLSVAFVCGTLVFTDTMNTTFDKLFAATSADVTVSPKKAKADDVPENGKPESLPASVLAEVAKADGVKEAEGGVSSAAVTVVDRHNENMGSETGAPTIAGNWTRNDLRSMEITSGHAPRGPTEIMVDADTAKKHHLKIGDELRTIAATGDITGKISGIATFKVTNPGAAIVYLDTTTAQRALLGAPDVFSHLSVTAEPGVSDARLKQNVARALDGSAAYKIQTQDEAAAENKDSMGSFLDVMKYAMLGFAGIAFLVGIFLIVNTFSMLVAQRTREIGLMRAIGSSREQVNRSVLLEAVLLGVFGSVLGVGAGIGLAVGLMKVMGAVGMELSTEDLTIAWTTPVVGLALGIIVTVLAAYIPARRAGKVSPMAALRDAGTPADAKSGWVRAGLGLVVTGAGAAALWATTRVDEASDGSGLLGLGVLLTLVGFIVIGPLLAGVVVRALSAVLLRFFGPVGRLAERNALRNPRRTGATGAALMIGLALVACLSVVGSSMVASATDELDKSVGADFIVESANGQLIVPQAAEALASAPGIEHLTHYKVLGAKLTGPDGKASDEHVTAADPTYAQDVRREVLSGDLDKAYGKDAMSVGEEYATAHHVEVGDTITVAFKGGDTAKLRVAAITSDETALDQGAMYLNTSTAQRYVPADRMPQNMIMFAKAKDGQEDAAYAALKSSVADYPQYKVRNQADFKENLKDQIGQLLNVVYGLLALAIIVAVLGVVNTLALSVVERTREIGLMRAIGLSRRQLRRMIRLESVVIALFGALLGLGLGMGWGTSAQKLLALEGLGVLDIPWPTIITVFVASAFVGLFAALVPAFRAGRMNVLNAIAADG; this comes from the coding sequence ATGACCGTGTGGAAGACCTCGATGCGCAACTTCCTCGCGCACAAGGGACGCATGGCGCTCTCCGCCGTCGCCGTCCTGCTCTCGGTGGCCTTCGTCTGCGGCACGCTCGTCTTCACCGACACGATGAACACCACGTTCGACAAGCTCTTCGCCGCCACCTCCGCCGATGTCACCGTCAGCCCGAAGAAGGCCAAGGCGGACGACGTCCCGGAGAACGGGAAGCCGGAGTCGCTGCCCGCCTCCGTCCTCGCCGAGGTCGCGAAGGCCGACGGCGTCAAGGAGGCCGAGGGCGGCGTCTCCAGCGCGGCCGTCACCGTCGTCGACCGCCACAACGAGAACATGGGCTCCGAGACCGGCGCCCCCACCATCGCCGGCAACTGGACGCGGAACGACCTGCGCTCCATGGAGATCACCTCCGGCCACGCCCCGCGCGGCCCGACCGAGATCATGGTCGACGCCGACACCGCGAAGAAGCACCACCTGAAGATCGGCGACGAGCTGCGCACCATCGCGGCCACCGGCGACATCACCGGGAAGATCAGCGGCATCGCCACCTTCAAGGTGACCAACCCCGGCGCGGCGATCGTCTACCTCGACACCACCACCGCCCAGCGCGCGCTGCTCGGCGCCCCCGATGTCTTCTCGCACCTCTCCGTCACCGCCGAACCGGGCGTCAGCGACGCCCGGTTGAAGCAGAACGTGGCGCGGGCGCTCGACGGCTCCGCCGCGTACAAGATCCAGACGCAGGACGAGGCGGCCGCCGAGAACAAGGACTCCATGGGGTCGTTCCTCGACGTCATGAAGTACGCGATGCTCGGCTTCGCCGGGATCGCCTTCCTCGTCGGCATCTTCCTCATCGTCAACACCTTCTCGATGCTGGTCGCCCAGCGCACCCGCGAGATCGGCCTGATGCGGGCCATCGGCTCCAGCCGTGAGCAGGTCAACCGCTCGGTGCTGCTGGAAGCGGTGCTCCTGGGCGTCTTCGGCTCCGTCCTCGGCGTGGGCGCCGGCATCGGGCTCGCCGTCGGGCTGATGAAGGTCATGGGCGCGGTCGGCATGGAGCTGTCCACCGAGGACCTGACCATCGCCTGGACGACCCCGGTGGTCGGGCTCGCGCTCGGCATCATCGTCACCGTCCTCGCCGCTTACATCCCGGCCCGCCGGGCCGGCAAGGTCTCCCCGATGGCCGCCCTGCGCGACGCCGGTACCCCGGCGGACGCCAAGTCCGGCTGGGTCCGGGCCGGGCTCGGCCTCGTGGTCACCGGCGCCGGCGCCGCCGCCCTGTGGGCGACGACGCGGGTGGACGAGGCGAGCGACGGCTCCGGCCTCCTCGGCCTGGGCGTCCTGCTGACGCTCGTCGGCTTCATCGTGATCGGCCCGCTGCTCGCCGGAGTCGTCGTACGGGCGCTGAGCGCCGTCCTGCTGAGGTTCTTCGGGCCCGTCGGCCGGCTCGCCGAGCGCAACGCGCTGCGCAACCCGCGCCGCACCGGCGCGACCGGCGCGGCCCTGATGATCGGCCTGGCCCTGGTGGCCTGCCTCTCCGTGGTCGGCTCGTCCATGGTCGCCTCGGCCACCGACGAGCTGGACAAGTCGGTGGGTGCGGACTTCATCGTGGAGTCGGCCAACGGCCAGCTGATCGTCCCGCAGGCCGCCGAGGCCCTGGCCTCCGCCCCGGGCATCGAACACCTCACGCACTACAAGGTGCTCGGCGCGAAGCTGACCGGCCCGGACGGCAAGGCGTCGGACGAGCACGTCACGGCGGCCGACCCGACGTATGCCCAGGACGTGCGCCGCGAGGTCCTCTCCGGCGACCTGGACAAGGCGTACGGCAAGGACGCCATGTCGGTCGGCGAGGAGTACGCCACCGCGCACCACGTCGAGGTCGGTGACACGATCACCGTCGCGTTCAAGGGGGGCGACACGGCGAAGCTGAGGGTCGCCGCGATCACCTCGGACGAGACCGCCCTCGACCAGGGCGCGATGTACCTGAACACCTCGACCGCCCAGCGGTACGTCCCCGCCGACAGGATGCCCCAGAACATGATCATGTTCGCCAAGGCGAAGGACGGCCAGGAGGACGCGGCGTACGCGGCGCTGAAGAGCTCGGTCGCGGACTACCCGCAGTACAAGGTGCGGAATCAGGCCGACTTCAAGGAGAACCTGAAGGACCAGATCGGCCAGCTGCTGAACGTCGTGTACGGCCTGCTCGCCCTGGCGATCATCGTCGCGGTGCTCGGTGTGGTGAACACCCTGGCGCTTTCGGTGGTGGAGCGGACCCGCGAGATCGGCCTGATGCGCGCCATCGGCCTCTCCCGTCGCCAGCTGCGCCGGATGATCCGGCTGGAGTCGGTGGTCATCGCCCTCTTCGGCGCCCTGCTCGGCCTCGGGCTCGGCATGGGCTGGGGCACCTCGGCCCAGAAGCTGCTGGCCCTGGAGGGTCTGGGCGTCCTGGACATCCCGTGGCCGACGATCATCACGGTGTTCGTCGCCTCCGCCTTCGTCGGACTGTTCGCGGCCCTGGTCCCGGCCTTCCGGGCGGGCCGGATGAACGTCCTGAACGCGATCGCCGCGGACGGGTGA